Sequence from the Streptomyces peucetius genome:
CCCGGCACGACTTCATCCGGCTCGGCGTGATCCCCTTCGCGCCGGGGCCGCGCCAGGCGGACCTGATGATCGTCTCCGGCACGGTCACGGACAAGATGGCTCCCGCGGTGAAGCGTCTGTACGAGCAGATGCCCGAGCCCAAGTACGTCATCTCCTTCGGCGCCTGCTCCAACTGCGGTGGTCCGTACTGGGACTCGTACTCCGTCACCAAGGGCGTCGACCAGATCATCCCCGTCGACGTCTACGTCCCCGGCTGCCCGCCCCGGCCCGAGGCCCTGCTCCAGGGGATCCTCAAGCTCCAGGAGAAGATCGCCCACGAGTCGCTCGGCGAGCGCTACGGGCACGGCGGCGACGCCCCCGGCGCGCGCACGACGTCCACCGCGGCGCTGCGGAGCGGCCTGGTCACCCCGCCGCCGGCTGCCCCCGGCACGGAGGGGGAGCGATGAACGCGCACCCGTACGACGGCCTCCCCGACGCCGTCACCGAGGTCTTCGGCGAGGAGGCGACGGCCGAGCGGACGTACGAGCTCCTCACGGTCGACGTCCCCGTCGGCTCCTGGATCGCGGCGCTGGAGATCGCCCGCGACAAGTTGGGCTGCACCTACTTCGACTGGCTCAGCGCCGTCGACGAGCCCGGCACCGGATTCCGCGTGTGCGCGCACGTCGTCTCGCTGGAGGGCGGTACGGTCCGGCGGCTGCTGGTCCGCACGACCGTTCCGCACGCCGCGCCGTCGCTGCCGTCGGCGGTCGACGTATACGCGGGCGCGAGCTGGCACGAACGAGAGACGCACGAGATGTTCGGCGTCGACTTCACCGGCCACCCGAACCAGCAGCCGCTGCTGCTGCCCGAGGGCTTCGAGGGCCATCCGCTGCGCAAGGACTTCGTGCTGGCCGCACGGGTCGCCAAGGCGTGGCCGGGTGCGAAGGAACCCGGCGAGTCCGAGCACGGCGGACCCAAGCGCCGTCAGATGCTGCCGCCGGGCGTCCCGGACCCGAACGAGTGGGGCCCTTTGAAGGGCCAGCTCCCGCCCGCACCTGCCCGCCCCGCCCGCGGTGCGCGTGCCGGTGCGGCCGGTGCGGCTGGTGGGGCCG
This genomic interval carries:
- a CDS encoding NADH-quinone oxidoreductase subunit B, whose protein sequence is MDVTPNPNPRNSARAQAQAPQTLEPGAARAPELLPEPRRLGALARLAPEPMKVVLNWGRRYSLWVFNFGLACCAIEFIAASMARHDFIRLGVIPFAPGPRQADLMIVSGTVTDKMAPAVKRLYEQMPEPKYVISFGACSNCGGPYWDSYSVTKGVDQIIPVDVYVPGCPPRPEALLQGILKLQEKIAHESLGERYGHGGDAPGARTTSTAALRSGLVTPPPAAPGTEGER